The segment GTGTCGTCGACGAACGTGGAGATGGACCGGCACGAGACGTCGAGCAACTCGCGCAGCTCGGCGGGATCATCGGTGAGGGTGAAGGTGATCCGGGTCCAGAGGCGCAGCGACACTCCCTGCCCGATGCGGTAGGCGTCCAGCGCTGATTCGTTCAGTCCCCGGCGTACCAGATCGCGTGCCACCGCGAGTGCCGCCTCGCTGAGGATGACCGGCACGCGTGCGCCGGGGTCGTTGATGTTGGCCGCCGCCCAGGTCGCCAGGTTGGCCCGGTTGGTGCGCCGGGTGCCGGCGGCGAGGACCGGGTCGGCGGCGATGGCCTGCATGTTGCTGCCGGCCAGGACGGCCTCGTCGAGCTCGGCCAGCCAGGAGGGCGCCGGGTTGAGGACGATCTCGGCGCCTCGCCGGATCAATTCGCGCACCGGCTTCGACGGCAGCTCCCAGGCCATGCAGTGCAGTCTGCACCATCTCGGCCTCAGGTAGTGACATAGTGTCACTGCACGGCGCGCTGAAGATCGCGCATGATGGGCGCCATGCACCTCGATGTCGTCATCGTCGGCGCCGGCATCTCCGGCATCGGCGCTGCGTATTACCTGCAGCGCGAGCACCCCGGTCGCCGCTACGCGATCCTGGAGGCCCGCGCCGCCAGCGGCGGCACCTGGGATCTGTTCCGCTACCCAGGCATCCGATCCGATTCGGACCTGCACACCTTCGGGTTCGAGTTCGCGCCATGGACCGACGACCAGTCGATCGCGACCGCCGACCGGATCCTGGCCTACCTGCGCCGGACCGCCGCCGACCACGGCATCGACCAGCACATCCGCTATCACCACCGGGTCGTCGCCGCGTCCTGGTCGTCGGAGCAGGCCCGCTGGACCGTCGAAGTGGAGCGCACCGACACCGGCGCACGGGAGGAGCTCACCTGCCGGTGGATCTTCTCGGCCGGCGGCTACTACCGGTATGACGAGGGCTTCACCCCGCACTTCGAGGGCCGCGACCGGTTCCGCGGCGAGATCGTGCACCCGCAGCACTGGCCGGCCGACCTCGACCACAGCGGCAAGCGGATCGTGGTGATCGGCAGTGGCGCGACCGCGGTCACCCTGGTGCCGGCGCTCGCCGAGACCGCGGCGCACGTGACGATGCTGCAGCGCACGCCCAGTTACGTCATGCCGGTCCCGGCACAGGACGCCCTCGGCAACCGGCTGCGCAGGCTGCTCGGCGAGGACCGGGCGTACCCGATCATTCGCCGCAAGAACATCGTGAAGGGCCGCCTGGTCTGGCAGTTCTGCCAGCGCTATCCGAACGCCGCCCGGCGCCTGATCCGCTGGGTGAACACGCGGCAGCTGCCGGCGGGTTATCCGGTCGACGAGCATTTCAACCCGCCCTACGGGCCGTGGGACCAGCGCCTGTGCGCCGTACCCAATGGGGATCTTTTCCGGTCGATCCGCAACGGCCGTGCGGACGTGGTGACCGACCAGATCGCGTCTTTCACGGAGGACGGAATCCTTCTCGCCTCGGGCCGCACCCTGGAAGCCGACGTGATCGTCACCGCGACTGGGCTGAACGTGCAGGCCTTCGGCGGGACCCGGCTGACCGTCGACGGGCGGCCGGTCGATCTCGCCGACACCATCGCCTACAAGGGGATGATGCTCTCCGGCGTGCCGAACCTCGCCTACGCGGTCGGGTACACGAACAGCTCGTGGACCCTGAAGGTCGGCCTGCTCTGCGAGCACTTCTGCCGGCTGCTCACCCACATGGACCAGCACGGCTACGACAGCTGCACCCCCACACCCGCGGACCCGGACATGCCGACCCGGCCGTTCCTCGACTTCGGCGCCGGGTACATCCGGCGGGCCGTCGACCAGCTGCCACGACAGGGGGACCGGATGCCCTGGCTCACCTCGATGAGCTACTCCTCGGACGTCAAACTGCTGCGCGCCGCCGGCGTCACCGACCCGGAGCTGCGGTTCTCCGCGCTGGTGCGGGCATGAGCGACGAGTTCTTCGACGTGCCCGGCGGCCCCCGGATCTGCTATCGGGTCTCCGGAGAGGGCCGGCCGCTCCTGCTGATCGCCGGGCTCGGCCTCGACCTGACCAGCTGGCCGCAGCGGATGATCGACGGCTTCCTCGACGCCGGCTTCCAGGTGATCCGTCTGGACAACCGGGACGCGGGCTGCTCGTCGCGCATCGACACCCCACCACCGGGCCGGCTGCGGCAGCTGTTCGCCCGGCCCCGGCCCGACGCCTACAACCTGGGTGACATGGCCGCCGACACCCTCGCGCTGCTCGACCACCTCGGCATCGAGCGGGCCCACCTGGTCGGCATGTCGATGGGCGGCATGATCGCGCAGACCATCGCCGCCCGGAATCCCGACCGTGTCGCCACCCTGACCTCGATCTTCTCCACCACCGGGCACCGCCGGGTCGGGCAGCCGGCCCGGTCCACGCTGCTCCGGATGGCTCGCCGGGCGGCCCGCACCGCCGACGAGTCGGTGCAGCGGCACCTGGCGATGCTGCGGCACATCGGATCGGCCGGCTTCCCGCCGGACGACGACGTCGAACGCGCCTGGGCGGCCGGGCTGTGGGAGCGCACCGGCGGCGGTGTGGCCCGGCAGGGCATCCCGCGGCAGGTCAGCGCCATTCAGGCGAGCGGCGACCGGACCGCCGAGCTGCGCCGGATCACCGCACCCACCCTGGTGATCCACGGCGACCGCGACCTGATGGTGCATCCCAGCGGCGGCCGGGCCACCGCGGCAGCCATCCCGGGCGCCCGGCACGTGGAGATCACCGGCATGGGCCATCACCTCGCGCCGGGGGTCGTCGACCAGCTCGTCCGGCTCACCACCGACCTGGCCGCCTCGGTCCCGACGGGAGAAACCCGATGAGCAGCGTTCGTGACAAGGTCGCCGTCGTCACCGGCGCCGGCTCCGGCATCGGGCGTGCACTCGCGCTGTTGCTCGCTGCCCGCGGGGCCCGCCTGGCCGTGTCCGACATCGACGAGGCCGGACTGAAGGGCACCGTCTCGTTGCTGCCGGGTGAGGTGCACGCCGCGACCCTGGACGTCGGCGACCGCGCGGCGGTCGAGGGCTATGCGGACGCGGTCGTCTCCCACTACGGCGTCGTGCACCAGATCTACAACAACGCCGGGGTCAGCGGCGGTGGGCAGAGTGTGCTCGACACTTCGTGGGAGGTCTACGAGAAGACGCTCGCGGTCAACCTGTTCGGGGTCATCCACGGGACCAAGGCGTTCCTGCCACACCTGATCGCCTCCGGGGACGGGCACGTGATCAACGTGTCCAGCCTCAACGGGTTCATGGCGCAGCCCACGCTCAGCGCCTATGCGGCTAGCAAGTTCGGGGTGCGCGGGTTCACCGAGGCGCTGCGCACCGAGATGCTGGTGGGCCGCCACCCCGTACAGGTCACGGTCGTGCACCCCGGCGGCGTCAAGACCAACATCGCGAGCGCAACCGCGCCGCTCACCGCCGCACAGGCAGCGAGGGTACGCGTATACAACGAGAAACTGCTCAAAATGCCCGCCGAGCAGGCCGCCCGCATCATCCTCGACGGCGTCGAAGCCGGCCGCCCACGCGTCCTGGTCGGCGCCGACGCCAAGGCCGTCGACCGGCTGGTCCGGCTGTTCCCCCGCCGGTATCCGGTCCTGGTCGCCCGCTACGAACGCCGACTCTTCGGCGACGCATGAGCACCGCCGGTCTCCCCGTCGCTGCGCGGCTGCCCGTTGGGCTCGGGCTCGCTGCGCCTGTCTGGAGCGTGCTGCCATGATCACCCTGCCGATGCGGGCGGTGGCCGGCTACCTGCGCCTGACCGCCAAACCGACCATGGCCACGGTGGCCCGCGCCCACCAGCGGATCGCCGCGCCGAAACCACCGTCCCCGCCGCCGGCCCACCTGCACCGCCGGCACGAGGTGCGGACCCGGCAGATCGACGGCTTCACCAACTACACCGTGGCGCCGGACAACCCGGCCACCGTGCTCTACCTGCACGGCGGCAGCTACCTGAGCCCGATGGCCCCGCAACACTGGGCGCTGGTCTCCCGGCTCGCCGACGCCGGCCTCCGGGTCGAGGTCCCCGACTACGGCCTCGCCCCACAGCACACCTTCCGCGAGGCGTACCCGTTCATCACCGCCGTCTATCAGCAGCTCACTGGCCCGGTCACCGTGATGGGCGACTCCGCCGGCGGCGGCCTGGCCCTCGGCTTCGCCCAGACCCTCCCCGAAGCCGGGCTCCCTCAGCCCCGCAGCCTCATCCTGATCGCCCCATGGCTGGACCTGACCCTGACCAACCCCGGCATCCCCGCCGCCGAAGCCCACGACCCGTGGCTGAGCAGCATCGGCCTGCGCGAAGCCGGCAAAGCCTGGGCCGGCGGCCACGACCCGGCCGACCCACGGCTCAGCCCGATCAACGGCCCGCTCACCGGCCTGGCCCCGATCCACACCTACATCGGCACCCGCGACCTGCTTTACCCCGACACCCTGCTGCTGCGCGACCGCGCCACCGACTGCCGCCTCACGGTCTGCCCCGGCGCCGTGCACGTCTACCCACTCACGCCCACCGCGCAAGGCCGCGCCGCACAGCACGAGATCATCCAGGCCTCCAGGTGACTCGATACGCAGGTGGGACACCACACGGTTGTCTCAGGTGGGGCCCGGGCAGTTCTTACTGGTACGCCGCACCGAGTACTCCCGGTCGTCCGACGTGATCCCGGCCGCGGCCCCGTCGAAGTGGGCCTCCACCTTCTCCCGCGACCGGCGCTGCTCGTAGTGCAGGTGCGGCGCCCCCGACTTGCCCGTACTGCCGATCTTGCCGAGTTGCTGACCCGTCTCCACCTGGTCGCCGACCTCGACCAGTGGCGGCTCCAACAGATGCAGGTACTGCGTCTCCCAGCGCCCGCCGTGATCGATCTTGACCCAGTACCCGGCGCCCAGGCCGTGTGGGCCCTTCGGGTTCTCCGGCGTCCGTTCGCCGAGGGTGCCGTTGATACCGGCCTCGATCACCTCACCCGCGAAGGACGCCAGCACCGGCCGGCCCCATGCCGAACCCTTCGCCGGGAAGAAGTCGATGTCGAAATCGTCGTGCCCCGGATAGGTGCCGAGAATCCACGTCTCACCGCAGGCCACCGGCATCTGGAACGCGGGCCGCGGCCCGGCCGGCAACAGCCGGGGCACCACCACCCAGGCCACGGAGATCAGGATCAGGATCAGGGCGGCACCGAGGAGCGGGGCGGAACGGCGAATCACCGCCCGATCCTGGCAAGCGATCGCAAGCGGCCCGCGCCCACCCCCCAGTGGCCAGCCGGCCGGCTACGAGGCGACCGTCGCCCGAGCCCACCGCCGCCGGCCGGCTACGAGGCGACCGTCGCCGGAGTGTCACGCCGGTCCCGGCGCCGGGTCACTGCCGGCCCGGCGACCAGGACGGCGAGGGCGGCCACCAGGACCAGCCCGCCGGTGAGGAAGACGCCGCGCAACCCGGCGTGCGGCAGCAGAACCCCGCCGAGCAGGGCCCCGCCGGCGATGCCGAGGTTGAACACCGACCCCATCATGGCCGACCCGACATCAGTGCTGCCCGGCGCGACGACCAGCACCCGGCTCTGCATCGTCGTCGGCACCTGCGGGATCGCGAATCCCCACAATGCGACCAGCGCCACCACCGCCGCCGGGTGGGCGCCGACCAGATGGAGGCCCAGCAGGGAGACCGCGAGCAACACCATCGGGAGAAGTACGGCCAGACGCGGCCTGCGGTCAGCCAGGTACCCGGAGATCGCCACCCCACCGAGCCCAGCCGCCCCGAAGACCAGCAGCAGCGCGCTCACCGCCGACGCCGAGAAGCCGCCGATCTCGGTCAGGAACGGGATGAGATATGTGTACGCCGTGAAGACCCCGGTGATCGCGATGCCGGTGACGGTGATCAGCAGCCAGAACGCGCGGGCGTCCGGCGCGGCCCCGGCGGAGGCGTGCCCGTCCTGCGGGGCCGTCGTCGGCAGCAGCACGGCCACACCGACCATCGCGATCAGCGCGAGCCCGGCCACCGCCAGGAACGCCGTCCGCCACCCCGCCTGCTGCCCGAGCCAGGTCGCCGCCGGCACACCCAGCACCGGGGCGAGCGACGAACCGCCGAACACCGCCGCCACCGCCCGGCCCCGCGCCTGCGGAGGGAACAGCGCGGCCGCAGCCGGTGCGGCCACCGACCAGAAGACTGCCTGCGACAGAGCGGTGACGACGCGGCCGCCGAGCAGCAGCCAGTACCCGCCGAGCACCGAAACACCGGTCGCGACGACGAACAGGGCCAGCAACCCGGTGATCAGATAGCGGCGAGGGATTCGGCTGACCAGGTGGGTCAGGGGCACCGAGAAGATGGCGACGGTCAACCCGTACCCGGTAACCAGCAGACCCACCGCCGACAGCGAGACGTCGAGGTCGCCCGCGATATCCGGCAGAAGCCCGACTGGAAGCGTCTCCACCGTCAGGTAACAGAACGCCGCCACCATCATCGCCGCGAGAGCCGGCACGTGGCCGCCACTGTTGCTCGTCCGTGCCTCGATCACCGTTGCATTCTGTGTCGCCGACGAGCCGGGAGCCACCGAATTCAGGGCACGAGCGGTCCCCGCAGCACCTCCCGGGCAGCGGCCTCGTCACCGGTGAGGGTGTCCCACGGCATGGGCCGCCGGTTCCACAGGGCGAGCATCAACTCCGGCGCCGTCCCACTCAGCTCCGCGACCGGCCCTCCCTTGCCGAGCGTCCAGCCCTCACCCAGATCGGTCGCCGTGAGCCGGACCGCGCTGGTCGGCTCGACGAGCAGGCCCCGTTTGATCATGCGAGGCATGAACACCTCGATCACCTCGGCCACCCCGTCCCCGCAGAGCGCCGGATCAAGCTCGCTGCTCACCCCGAGCGCGTGCTCGGCATCCCACCGGTGCACCACCGTCTCCAGACATCGGCGCCGCCGCCAGAACCCAACCGTGTGCGGCGGAGCAAACGTCCACGCCTCAGTAGCCGGGTCAGCCTCGAGCGCGCTGGTGAGGATGCGAGCAGTCTCCGCAAACCAGTCCCCGAGCTCACCCTCGGGCACAGGCGGCCGATGATCGCCGCGCCGCTCAGTGATACCCGCAGCCGCCCACAGGTTCCCCTGGCCCAGATGCGCGGCCAGATCCCGCAGGGTCCAGTCCCCGCAATGCGCAACCGGAACGCCCAGGTCAGCCCCGAGAAACCCGTGAAAGGCGGCCAGGTCGCGCCGCAAGATCGCCAGGTGGTCCAGCCCCATCCGTCCGACCCTACCCACACGCAGGCCCCTTGGCTGCCCCGCCCACCCGTAGCCCGGCCCTCACCCAGCGCCTTCTCGCCGGAACATGCGTGGCGGGCGGCTGGTGCCAGCAGCCGCCCGGCAGGCAGGTTTCGATGGCCGGATAGGTGCGTGGTGGGCGGCTGGCGCCGACGAGCCGCCCGGGAGGCGGGTTTGGGAGGCGCGGATGGGTGCGTGGTGGGCGGCTGGTGCCCACGAGCCGCCCGGGAGGCGGGTTTCGGAGGCCTGGATGGGTGCGTGGTGGGCGGCTGGCGCCGACGAGCCGCCCGGGAGGCGGGTTTCGGAGGCGCGGATGGGTGCGTGGTGGGCGGCTGGTGGCCGCGGGCCGCCCGGCAGGCGGGTTTCGATGGCGCGGATAGGTGCGTGGTGGGCGGCTAGTGGCCGCGAGCCGCCCGGCAGGCGGGTTTCGGAGGCGCGGATAGGTGCGTGGTGGGCGGCTGGTGGCCGCGAGCCGCCCGGCAGGCAGGTTTCGATGGTCGGATGGGTGCGTGGTGGGCGGCTGGTGCCCACGAGCCGCCCGGGAGGCGGGTTTGGGAGGCGCGGATGGGTGCGTGGTGGGCGGCTGGCGCCGGCGAGCCGTCCGGGAGGCGGGTTTCGGAGGCCTGGATGGGTGCGTAGTGGGCGGCTGGCGCCGGCGAGCCGCCCGGCGGGCCCGTTTGAAG is part of the Actinoplanes sp. NBC_00393 genome and harbors:
- a CDS encoding alpha/beta fold hydrolase, whose amino-acid sequence is MSDEFFDVPGGPRICYRVSGEGRPLLLIAGLGLDLTSWPQRMIDGFLDAGFQVIRLDNRDAGCSSRIDTPPPGRLRQLFARPRPDAYNLGDMAADTLALLDHLGIERAHLVGMSMGGMIAQTIAARNPDRVATLTSIFSTTGHRRVGQPARSTLLRMARRAARTADESVQRHLAMLRHIGSAGFPPDDDVERAWAAGLWERTGGGVARQGIPRQVSAIQASGDRTAELRRITAPTLVIHGDRDLMVHPSGGRATAAAIPGARHVEITGMGHHLAPGVVDQLVRLTTDLAASVPTGETR
- a CDS encoding flavin-containing monooxygenase — its product is MGAMHLDVVIVGAGISGIGAAYYLQREHPGRRYAILEARAASGGTWDLFRYPGIRSDSDLHTFGFEFAPWTDDQSIATADRILAYLRRTAADHGIDQHIRYHHRVVAASWSSEQARWTVEVERTDTGAREELTCRWIFSAGGYYRYDEGFTPHFEGRDRFRGEIVHPQHWPADLDHSGKRIVVIGSGATAVTLVPALAETAAHVTMLQRTPSYVMPVPAQDALGNRLRRLLGEDRAYPIIRRKNIVKGRLVWQFCQRYPNAARRLIRWVNTRQLPAGYPVDEHFNPPYGPWDQRLCAVPNGDLFRSIRNGRADVVTDQIASFTEDGILLASGRTLEADVIVTATGLNVQAFGGTRLTVDGRPVDLADTIAYKGMMLSGVPNLAYAVGYTNSSWTLKVGLLCEHFCRLLTHMDQHGYDSCTPTPADPDMPTRPFLDFGAGYIRRAVDQLPRQGDRMPWLTSMSYSSDVKLLRAAGVTDPELRFSALVRA
- a CDS encoding MFS transporter, coding for MIEARTSNSGGHVPALAAMMVAAFCYLTVETLPVGLLPDIAGDLDVSLSAVGLLVTGYGLTVAIFSVPLTHLVSRIPRRYLITGLLALFVVATGVSVLGGYWLLLGGRVVTALSQAVFWSVAAPAAAALFPPQARGRAVAAVFGGSSLAPVLGVPAATWLGQQAGWRTAFLAVAGLALIAMVGVAVLLPTTAPQDGHASAGAAPDARAFWLLITVTGIAITGVFTAYTYLIPFLTEIGGFSASAVSALLLVFGAAGLGGVAISGYLADRRPRLAVLLPMVLLAVSLLGLHLVGAHPAAVVALVALWGFAIPQVPTTMQSRVLVVAPGSTDVGSAMMGSVFNLGIAGGALLGGVLLPHAGLRGVFLTGGLVLVAALAVLVAGPAVTRRRDRRDTPATVAS
- a CDS encoding alpha/beta hydrolase, encoding MITLPMRAVAGYLRLTAKPTMATVARAHQRIAAPKPPSPPPAHLHRRHEVRTRQIDGFTNYTVAPDNPATVLYLHGGSYLSPMAPQHWALVSRLADAGLRVEVPDYGLAPQHTFREAYPFITAVYQQLTGPVTVMGDSAGGGLALGFAQTLPEAGLPQPRSLILIAPWLDLTLTNPGIPAAEAHDPWLSSIGLREAGKAWAGGHDPADPRLSPINGPLTGLAPIHTYIGTRDLLYPDTLLLRDRATDCRLTVCPGAVHVYPLTPTAQGRAAQHEIIQASR
- a CDS encoding SDR family NAD(P)-dependent oxidoreductase — encoded protein: MSSVRDKVAVVTGAGSGIGRALALLLAARGARLAVSDIDEAGLKGTVSLLPGEVHAATLDVGDRAAVEGYADAVVSHYGVVHQIYNNAGVSGGGQSVLDTSWEVYEKTLAVNLFGVIHGTKAFLPHLIASGDGHVINVSSLNGFMAQPTLSAYAASKFGVRGFTEALRTEMLVGRHPVQVTVVHPGGVKTNIASATAPLTAAQAARVRVYNEKLLKMPAEQAARIILDGVEAGRPRVLVGADAKAVDRLVRLFPRRYPVLVARYERRLFGDA
- a CDS encoding maleylpyruvate isomerase family mycothiol-dependent enzyme encodes the protein MGLDHLAILRRDLAAFHGFLGADLGVPVAHCGDWTLRDLAAHLGQGNLWAAAGITERRGDHRPPVPEGELGDWFAETARILTSALEADPATEAWTFAPPHTVGFWRRRRCLETVVHRWDAEHALGVSSELDPALCGDGVAEVIEVFMPRMIKRGLLVEPTSAVRLTATDLGEGWTLGKGGPVAELSGTAPELMLALWNRRPMPWDTLTGDEAAAREVLRGPLVP
- a CDS encoding M23 family metallopeptidase, coding for MIRRSAPLLGAALILILISVAWVVVPRLLPAGPRPAFQMPVACGETWILGTYPGHDDFDIDFFPAKGSAWGRPVLASFAGEVIEAGINGTLGERTPENPKGPHGLGAGYWVKIDHGGRWETQYLHLLEPPLVEVGDQVETGQQLGKIGSTGKSGAPHLHYEQRRSREKVEAHFDGAAAGITSDDREYSVRRTSKNCPGPT